A region from the Vicia villosa cultivar HV-30 ecotype Madison, WI linkage group LG3, Vvil1.0, whole genome shotgun sequence genome encodes:
- the LOC131661442 gene encoding uncharacterized protein LOC131661442: protein MDSGNSGSMQSSSCGDEIEEYDSRAESSNFSAFLNNPPPTIPQREERNNHVITSQFGNNNSNNNLNPQTQHHHHHNQMFDPLPNYYMDPLHKQSTPSSNPNSFLNLDMIWSKATARSEPNNNTDLSSLLVPSSTSSSSSQQNQQAFLLSQFVGQRENVASVPTTHQQHHQYHQQQQHHSLPLESTSRGGSLTNDHQDLMNSSNNNSNNVHQPGRNPKKRSRASRRAPTTVLTTDTTNFRAMVQEFTGIPAPPFSSPFPRTRLDLFGSSVASRSMSNHMDPPPPPPPPYLLRPFAQKIQPFSPLIQSSSSSMMENLASTNSASINYHLSQQNNHPLMQHNQILGFQSISQTPTKYPHGTQQPSLETTPNVDSRIKMSTVFDELGLSHTHGHVNNTNNVNIGLLHHQNNNNMVTNTTTSSEAVNNNNENQWSQRTNDFGAEKVQECVVVSTRGGEGTTVESWINCSSSE, encoded by the coding sequence ATGGATTCCGGAAATAGTGGTAGTATGCAATCTTCAAGCTGTGGTGATGAAATCGAAGAGTATGATTCACGCGCTGAATCATCAAATTTCTCTGCGTTTTTAAACAATCCACCACCAACAataccacaaagagaagaaagaaacaatCATGTTATTACAAGCCAGTTTGGTaataacaacagcaacaacaatctAAACCCACAAACacaacaccatcatcatcataacCAAATGTTCGATCCATTACCCAATTATTACATGGATCCATTGCACAAACAATCAACACCGTCATCAAACCCAAACTCGTTTCTAAACCTTGATATGATTTGGTCCAAAGCCACAGCTAGATCTGAACCAAACAACAACACCGATCTTAGCAGCTTGTTGGTACCTTCGTCTACTTCATCGTCTTCTTCTCAACAGAATCAGCAAGCTTTCTTATTGAGTCAATTCGTCGGTCAAAGAGAAAACGTTGCTTCTGTTCCCACCACACACCAACAACACCACCAATACCATCAACAACAACAGCACCATTCTCTACCACTAGAAAGTACTTCACGTGGAGGATCACTCACCAATGATCATCAGGATCTTATGAACAGtagcaacaacaacagcaacaacgtGCACCAACCAGGTCGAAATCCTAAGAAAAGATCAAGAGCTTCACGGCGTGCACCAACCACAGTTCTCACTACTGATACCACAAATTTCAGAGCCATGGTTCAGGAATTCACTGGCATACCAGCGCCACCGTTTTCTTCACCTTTTCCAAGAACAAGGTTGGATCTTTTCGGTTCTTCTGTTGCTTCAAGATCTATGTCAAATCACATGGACCCTCCTCCACCACCACCTCCTCCTTATCTTCTTCGTCCTTTCGCTCAAAAGATTCAACCGTTTTCTCCATTGATccaatcatcttcttcttccatgATGGAGAATTTAGCTTCAACTAATTCAGCTTCCATTAACTACCATTTATCACAGCAGAATAATCATCCTCTCATGCAGCACAACCAGATTCTCGGTTTTCAATCAATTTCTCAAACACCAACAAAATATCCACATGGGACCCAACAACCCTCCTTGGAAACCACGCCCAATGTTGACTCACGAATCAAAATGAGTACTGTTTTTGATGAATTAGGTTTGAGCCATACTCATGGCCATGTTAACAACACCAACAACGTTAACATtggtcttcttcatcatcaaaacaacaacaacatggttactaatacaacaacatcatcagaagctgtcaacaacaacaacgagaaTCAATGGAGTCAGAGAACCAATGATTTCGGTGCTGAAAAAGTACAAGAATGTGTTGTCGTGAGTACAAGAGGAGGAGAAGGTACTACAGTGGAATCATGGATTAATTGTTCTTCTTCTGAGTAA